The window ACGGGGCCACGCGATTCGACGCCGCCACGGGTCTTGTGACGAAGTGCACTTTCTGTGTCGACGCCGTCGATGCGGGAGAGCCGCCGGCCTGCGTCGCGGCCTGTCCCGGCCGCGCCCTTGACTTCGGCGATTTCGACGACCTCAAAAAAAAGTACGGCGGGACGGGCCGCATTTTCCCTCTTCCCGAAGAAGATCAGACCGAACCCGCCCTGGTCATTCGTCCCCATCGCGACTGCGCCCGGGCCGAAGGTGCGGCGGTCGATGTCATCAACTGGGAGGAAGTCTGAGTGCTTCTCCGGGAATGGCCGCTTGCCGTTTTCACCGTTCTCGGCCAGACGGCCGCGGGCGTTTTTCTCGTCGCCGTTCTGCCGCTCTATCTTTTTCCCGGTCGCTCGGGCGAAACCGCAACGCGGAACACGCGCCTTTTGCTGCTGATAGTCGTCGCGGCCGTTTTGGCCGCGGCCGCCGCCGTTTCGTTTTTCCATCTCGGCCGGCCCTTTCGAGCCGTCAATGCCCTGAATAACATCCGGTCGTCCTGGCTCAGCCGGGAAATCTTGAGCGAGCTTGTTTTTTTGGGCGGGCTGGGGATTTTGGCCGGTCTCGAACTTCGGGGTTACGGCGGGGCTCCGGCGGCCCGCGCCGTCGCCGGTTTCGCCGCCGTCGCCGGAACTCTGTTTCTTTTCTCAATGATCCGGCTTTATATGCTGCCCACGGTTCCGGCCTGGAACAGTCCCTATACGCCGCTTTCCTTTGTCCTGACGGCGGCCCTGACGGGAACTCTGGCCGCGCATTTTATTCGGCCCGATCCCCGATGGCTTGCGGCCGCTCTCGTTTTTTTTGCGGCCGCCGCCGCAACCGCCGTCCTGTACGCGCCTGGAGCCGGCCTTCTCGGATGGCGTGAGACACCTTCTCTCAGACCACCTTCACCCGCATTTCAACCGGTGTTTTTTTTACGGATCGCTCTACTGGGGCTGGGAGGCCTGGCCGTCTCGCTGTCCTTATTATTTCAAAAAATTCCTTGGTCCGGCCGGTTGATCCCGGCCGCTCTGGCTTTGGCGATCATGGCCGAGACGATGGGCCGTCTTCTGTTCTATTCCGCGGTCGGACCCTACAGCCGATGACCGGCACTCCGGATTCAGACCGCGAACCGTCTTATGCCGAACTTGCCGCCTCCTTCGAGACGGCTTTTCTTTTTCTCTCACGGGTTTTTCTGGAACCGCCGGACCAAGAATTCCTGGAAAGGACGGCTTCGGAAGAACTTCTCGATGACTGGCCCCTTCCCGCGAATTGTGATGCGGCGGTCGGACTGGCCATGATGAAAAACGGGCTGACGGCGGCCGCCTCGGGCGGCTGGAAGGACCTCGCCGCGGATTACGTCGATCTCTTTGCGGGCGGACGCCTTCTTGCCCCGCCTTTCGAGTCCGTCTATCGGGGAAAGGACCGCTTGATGTTCGAGGATACGACGTTCGAAGTCCGGGAGATCTACCGCGGCCACGGTCTCGAAGTTCCGGACAAGAACACCGTTCCGGACGATCACATCGGCTTTGAACTTCTCTTCCTGGCCTGGCTCTGCGGCCGGGCGGCCGGGGGCGCGGCCGATTTTCTTTCTCAACATCTCCTCCTGTGGGCGGGTCGGTTCGCGAAGGCCGTTATCGATCATGCCTCGACATCCTTCTATCGTGGTGCGGCCCATCTCATGAACGGGACGATCCGCCTCCTGGCCCGCTCGCTCGGTCTTCACGATCCCCACAAAACTTGAGGGAGTTGACTTCCTCTTCCGGTTGTTTCATGATCAACTTTTGATCATTGGACCAAAGGAATAATGAACATGAAAACCTTCTGTACGGCCGTCAATTGCATGGATGGCCGCGTTCAGGTGCCGGTTTTGACCTATCTCCTTCGGCGTTTTCAAACGGATTGCGTCGACTCCATCACGGAGCCGGGTCCGAATCGCATCCTGGCCGAACGGGACGATCCCGTCGCGGTTCAATCCATTCTCAATCGCCTGAAAATCTCGGTGGAAAACCATGCCTCCGTCGGAATTGCCCTGGCCGGACACCACGACTGTTGCGGCAACCCGGCCTGCAAAGACGACCAGATGGGGCATCTGGCCGCCGCCGTACGATATCTCCGCGGGTTGTTTCAAAACATTCCGGTCATCGCCTTGTGGGTGGATGAAAACTGGAACGTCATCGAACTCTCCGAACTCTGAGCCAAGCGATTCTCCGGTTTGCCGAAGCCAAGCAAGGACAAATCGACGGCGAGAGATGTCCGCCGGGGCATTATCGAGCGGATAAATAGTGTTTTACGTCCGCGAGGGTGTTCAGGTTGAGGAGTTTTTCTTCCGCCGTTATCGGAATATGAATCGTGCGGAGAGCGTCGTGAAGAGCCAGGACACTCCGCCGGCCTTGTGATAAAAGCCTCTCCGCTTCCGTCCAGACTCTTTGTTTGTAAACTCCGAAAAGAGGCTCGACGGTTCCGTCCGGTGAGACGGGGACGGTGATGTCCGTGTGTCCGGAATTCCGCAACAGCCTTTCGACGAGGCCGAAATCGATGTCGGGGATGTCGCAGGCCAGGATAAAACACGTTTCGTGAGCGGCTCGTTCGAGGCCGCGGCGGATGCCTTCCATGGGTCCGAATCCGCTGCGTTCATCGCGGACGGATGGAAACCCGGAGACCTCGGACGGGCTGTCCGGGGAAACGGAGATCAGAATCTCTCCGAATCGGTCTCGGACCTGGTTCAGGACATGATCGAGAAGTGTCCGGCCCGCAACGGAAATCCGGGTCTTGTCGGTCCCCATCCTCCGGCTTCCGCCTCCGGCCAGAACGACGAGCGTCATCTTGATTTTGTTGCTTGGCCGGCACATCTTTTTTACCCTAAAAACAGGCGCCCAATCGTTAGTCAAGACAGGAGCGGCTTCCATATCATGGCATGATGACCCCCCGGCCGGTCAAAGCCACAGGGCGGTCGCCTCCGGGACGGATGCGCGGTCGACGAGCGCAATCGCATCGCGCGGACAGGCGGAACGGCAGGCGCCGCGACCGTAGCATTTTTTCCAGTCGATGAGAGCCTTGGCTTTCTTCTCGTGGGGCCGGAAGGCGTCGAACGGACAGATCATGACGCAGGCGCCGCAACCGTTGCATTTCCCGTCGTCCACCCGGGCCAGGTATTCCGACCGGAACATGACCGGGGTCTTGTGGGACAGGGTCGTCCTCATGGCCAGGCAGCCGGGGAGGGAGCAGTTGCAGATTCCGCCGATAAAGGGGGTCACAAACGACCAGACGGAGTGGCAGCAAAAATCACACATGGCGATTCATCCTGACATACGGTGTCCGGCCTGTCAAACTGCGGTCGCCAATCGACAGGATCCTTTAATAAAGAACGGCGGCTTCTCCGCGTTCGGCGATCATCTCGTCGATTTCGCCGATGAGGATGTCCCTGCGCTTGAGGATGGCTTCGATTTCGCGATAATTCGCGTAAAACTCGACGGCCTGCCGGATCCGTTCAAAGGTCAGATTTCGGACACGTTCGACGAACGACCGGGGAAGCTCGTGAAAATGCAGATCCCCGCGCAGTCCGTTTTTTCCGTAAATCAAACGCTCTTCGTGCATGGATCCGCAACGGAAGGTCCGCGAATGATCGATCAGGATCAGCCTCCAGTCCTCGGTCCACAGCAGGTTCTGAAGAGTCCGGTCGGCGTTGCCGATCAGGCTGTCGAAGGCTCTCTGGAGATACTGCATTCTGGCTATGCGCTCGGCTTTTTCGGGGGGATAGGGGATGTCTTTCTCAACCCTGGCGAGTTCGCTCGTGCAGCGGAAGATCCAGAGCTGAAGGGAGCCTTTCCGTCCGCGGTAGCTTCTCTCGACCGTGGGAGGAACCATGTTCAATCCGAGAAGCTTGTCCATCCGATAGGCGGCGATCTCGCACTCCCATTTGTCGTAGGTCCCGCTGCCCGCTCCTGTAGGACTTTTCCAGACGCCGCAATTCTCAAGGCCGTCTTTTTTCAGGGTCAACTTTTTCGGCCGCGTGATTCCTTCGCCGAGATTTTCCGCTCCGACGATTTTCGCTTTTGTCAAAAAAGCTTCCCAGACCGGTCTTTCCGAAATCTGCTCCGGCGTCATCTGTACCGCTGCGTGCAGGAAAACACTTCCTGCGACAGCCAGGCACACGGAGACGCCGACCCCTTTTCTTAGTCCGGACATTTCGATCCCCTTTTTCATCATTTCCGGGTCGTCCGCCGGCCCGGCCATAAAAAATCATATGCCGCATGATGAACGCGTGTCAAGCCGGAGAATCGCGCGATGCAGACGCTCTCCTCGGCCGTTAGGGGAAAATGGGGACTGCGGGTCAGGCAACAGGAGATGGTTGACAGCAGGGCCGGTATGACTTATGAATGGGCGGGGAGGCGGATATGAATAACAAGCCCGGAAGATTATTGGGCCGGCCGGCGTCTCTTGCCATCCCGGCCATCGTTTGCGCACTTCTCTGCACTGTTGCGGCCTGCAGGACTTCGCCATCCGGACCCCCTTGGGCCGCGCCGGGCGTCGATCCCGTTCTTGCCGAGCTGGCCGAATTCCTGGCGATTCCCAATGTCGCTTCGGATGCGGCCAATATCCGGCGGAACGCCGAGCATCTGGCCGACATGATGCGCCGCCGGGGCATCGAAACCCGGCTCCTCGAATTCGCTGAGGCTCCTCCGGTCGTTTACGGGGAAATCCGATCTCCCGGCGCCGAACGGACGCTTCTGATTTATGCTCATTACGACGGTCAGCCCGTCGACCCGTCCCGTTGGGCGTCGGATCCCTGGATCCCGGTTCTTCGATCGGGACGACTTGATGACGGCGCTCCCGTTGTTCCTTTTGAGAAGCTCCCCGCGGGGACGGAAGGTGACGAATGGCGGATCTATGCCCGCGGAGCGAGCGACGACAAGGGAACCATCGTGGCCTTTTTTGCGGCGCTCGACAATCTCAAAGCCCAGGGCGTTCCGCTTTCGGTCAACATCAAACTTCTTTTCGACGGCGAGGAGGAGATCGGATCTCCCCATCTTGAATCCATCCTCAAGGAAAACCTGGAGCTTTTCCAGGCCGACGCCATGCTTCTCTGCGACGGCCCGGTTCATCAGACCCGGAGGCCTCAGATCGTCTTCGGAGCCCGCGGCATTAGCGGGCTGGAAATGACCGTCTTCGGCCCGAACCGCGCCCTCCACAGCGGGCACTACGGCAACTGGGCGCCCAACCCTGCAGCCCAACTTGCCGGTCTTCTCTCTTCCATGAGAGATCCACAGGGAAAAATCCTGATCCCCGGTTATTATGACGATGTCCGCCCCCTGACCGCGTCCGAGAGGGAAGCGATCGATAAGGCTCCCCGCGTTGAGGAGAGCCTTCTTCATGAATTCGCCCTGGCTTGGAGCGAGGGGGGAGATGCCCGACTCGAGGAACTCATCATGCGGCCCGCATTGAATGTCCGCGGCCTTTCGAGCGGTGGAGTCCGGGAAAAAGCGGCTAACGCCGTTCCAACCGAGGCGGCGGCCTCAGTCGATTTCCGGATGGTGGCCGACCAAACACCCGAACGCGTCCGCGACCTCGTCGAAGCGCATATCCGGAACTTCGGCTGGACGATCGTCCGGGACGTCCCCCATGACGGGATGCGCCGGAATACGCCCCGCCTGATCCGCCTGGAATGGGAGGGAGGATATCCCGCCTACCGGGCGCCTCTTGACGCCCCTTTCTCTCAGGCGCTCGTGCGCACTCTGGCCGGTGTCGTCGGCGATGACCTCGTCATCATGCCCGCTCTCGGAGGCAGCATTCCCATGCCTCTTTTCGACCGCCTGCTGGGCATTCCCATTGCGCTCCTGCCCATCGCCAACCACGACAACAACCAGCACGGACCGAACGAAAACCTGCGGATCAAAAACCTCCGCGACGGCGTCGCCATGCACGCCGCCCTCCTGTCTAGCCTTGATTGGTGAACTGTTGCTTGGCTTTGGCAATTATCAGAAAATAAAGAAGATAAAAAAATTGCCAAGCTTGAAAAATGGGGGGGGCTCATGATTATTGACTATCTATCGAATCGCCTCCCCGGGCTCGTGGAAAACATCCGCTCGACGATCACCGCTTCGGAACGAGCCTTCGACGGCCGGCTTGATTCCGGCTCCCACAGCTATCTCTGGGAACACACCGTCCTTGTCGTCGAGATCGCCTTTCGTATCGCCGAGGAGGAGGGGCTCGATCCACTGGCCGCCGCAGCGGCAGCTCTTTTCCACGATGCCGGGAAGTTCGTCGAAGGACGTTACCACGAAAACAATGAGCCCGAAGAGGAAGCGGCGGCCGGACTTGCCGAGTCCATGCTTCCGGCTTCAGGCGCATCTCCGAGTTTGACCCGGAGAGTCGCCAAAGCCGTCCGGGATCTTTACAATCCCCGCGGCCGGCGGAACCGTCTTGCTTCGGCCGTCCACGACGCCGATTTTCTGGCCAAAGCCGGGCTTGTCGGGGTGGCCGGATTTTTCATCAAGTCAACGCTTCGGGGACGAGGTCTTGAAGACGCGATCGTCCATTCCCTGAGCCGGGAATTGACTTATGCCTCATGTCTGCCTTCGAACATGAGAACGAAGGCCGGCCGACATTTGGCCGAGAAGAAATCTTCAGCCGCCCTCGTTTTTTATCGCCGGTTGCTGGCCGAACTTGGAGAGATCCACGGCCGCCGGTTCCGAATCCGGAAAATCCGCATTCCGAAGCCGGGAACCCAAGGGGCCACCCTGGAAATCCGGCTTGTTCTTCCCGCCGTTTGTGGAGTCTGCGGCCGGAGTTGGCGGATCGCCTGGGATACGGAATCCGGAATCAAATGCGAGAAGCTCACCGCCGAAATCCGCTGTGCCGCCTGCGGTGAGCGCCTGTCCGTCTCCTTCTGTCTCCCGGAAATCCCGGCCTGAGTGGGTTCCGGTGACATGAGAAAAACCGGCGCCCCTGACCGTCCTTTGTATTGATAGTCAATGGCCGCGATTCAAGCCGTCCTTGACAAAAACACGAATCTCGTGTACACGAAAATAGTGTAGTTAAGGAGATTCGTGAGATGCTCAAAAACATCACGCTCAGTGCCGAGGAAGTCATGATTGAAAAGGCCCGGGAAAAAGCCCGGCGGGAAAAAACGACGTTGAATGCGGTTTTCCGCCGCTGGTTGCGACAATATGTCAGTGGAAGCGTAAAAACCGCCGATTATGAATCCTTCATGAATGCTTTGACCTACGCCCGCCCCGGAAGAAAGTTTTCGAGAGATGAGTTGAATGAGCGCTAAGTTTTTTCTCGATACGAACATCCTCATCTATACGTTCGATGATGACAATCCCGGGAAACGCGACCGGGCCAGAGCCTTGGTCGGCGAGGCGTTATCGGATTCCCGGGGTTGCATCAGCTCTCAGGTCGTACAGGAATTTCTAAACGCGTCCCTGCTCAAATTTTCAAAGCCCTTGACCCCGGCCGATGCCCAGCGATTCCTCACGGTGGTCCTCGAACCTCTCTGCACGGTTTTTGCCGGAATGGATCTTTTTCATCAGGCGATCACGATCACGGATCGGTGGAAGTTTGCGTTTTATGATGCCCTGATCGTGGCTTCGGCATTCCAGGCCGGGTGTCCCATTCTGTATTCCGAAGATCTCCAACACGGGCAAAAAGTCGAAAGCCTTCAAATTCTGAATCCTTTCCTTCTCTGACGGAATTTTTCCTTAAAAGCTCGAAAAAGAAATGATGGAGTTCGAAATCAGCGGTCGCGGGCTCGGCCGTAGCCCAGGAAAAGAGCCGCGGCCAGAACGGCCAGGAGCGCCCAACTGTAGATATTGAACAGCCCGGTCTGAAGCGGGCTGACGGCCTCGATTCCAAAAGGGGCTCCGGACCGGGTGGCGTTGGCCGTCAGGATGACGGGAATAAAATAAGGGAGCAGAAAAGGATACGTCGATACGGAAAGACTGAGGAGGTTGGCCCTGCGTGTGGGGGAGATGCCCATGCTTTCTCCGATCCTGCGGGCGAACGGTCCCACGGTCAGGACCGCGACGATGCTGTGACAGGTGACGAGCACGGCCGCGCTCACGGCCCCGACGATCCATGATTCCGTCGATCGCAGGGTCCGGCTCCTGGCCGCCGCGGCGTCGACCAGAAGGCGGAGCGGCCCTCCGGCTTCGACGGCCGCAACGAGACCCATCAGCAGGATGGTGAAGAAACTGATCCCGACGGCCCGGTTAATGCCGTCGATGATGAAACTCCCCGCCGAAAATTCCGCTGCGTCCAGAGTCAGGAGCCGGCCGGGTGCAAGACGGCCCAGGATCAGTCCCAGGACTGTTCCCGAGAGTAACCCGATCAGAAGACCCTCGAGCAGATGTCTTCCGCGGAGCAGAAGAACAATGATCAGCACCGGAACAAGAATCATCGGCAGCCCCGCCGGCGATCCCTCGACGGGTGCAGCCGACCGAAGTCCCTCCGCACCCCCGCCCGGAATCAGGGCATAGGCGATGAGAGCGACCGCCCCGGCCGGAAGAACATACCGTAAACGCCTGCGCACGGTCTTGCCGATATCCGCATTCTGGCTCAAGGCCGCGGCGATCGTCGTGTCGGAAATAGGCGCGATGCTGTCGCCGAACGTGGCGCCCGCCAGGATAGCTCCGGCCAGGACGGCGGGGGAAGCGCCGGCCAGACCACCCGCCGGAAAAAGAATCGGACCGCAGATCAGAATGGTTCCGAAGCTCGTCCCCGTGGCCACGGAAACGGCGCCGCAGATCAGAAAGGCCGCAGCGGCGAAGGCCGCGCCCTCAAGCCTCAGTTGCCCCGCGGCCCAGACCAGCCCTTCGACAAGGCCCGTGTCACTCATCAGAACACCGACGGACGAAGCCAGCATCCAGGCGGTGATCATGATCATGACGATGGGCTGGGCCATGCCGCGGATGACCGTCTCGCAGTACGCCCGTTTTTCCCTGGCCAGAAGAAGTCCCACGGTGAGCGAAAGGATCAGGATGGGCCAGAAGCCCCGCTCGTCCGGAGCGCCGGAAAGGGCCACCGTGACGACCCCGGCGACGAACAGGATAAAGGGAAAAAGCGCCCCCGCCACTCCTCCGACAAACCGGACGACAGGTCCGGCCGCAGCCTCCCCGGTCGCGCTCACGCGTTTTCCCCGTGGTTGAGGTTGTATCTCATGATACGTCCGTGAGGCCCTTCGCGGTCTCTTTCGAGAGCGTAAACCGGGCCTTTCGGCCCCTTGGCTTGCGACAGGACGAGAGAGATTGCGGCCTTGTCTTCATCGTCAAGATCGAAGGATTCCAGCCGCCGCAGGCGGTCGAGATGGCGGCTGTCCCTTGCGCCGACGATGACGGCGGCGGCCGCGGGTTTCTGCATTATTAACCGGATGGCGACGTCCGCGATACCCGCGCCGTATCGTTCGCCGATGCGTTTCAGCACGGTGAGAAGCTCCTGGAAGAGAGTCCACCCTCCCCACTCTTCGATGATGAGCCGGTATTTGACAAGGGACCGGTTCTCGAAAGGTCCCCGACACGGATCCGGCTTGCCCAGCCAGCGTTCGGACAGAAGACCCCCGGCCGCCGTTCCATAGGCCAGAAGCTTGACGCCCCTTTCTTCCTTCATTCCGGCCAGGTCGGCCCCGGGGCGATTGTCGAGCACGGAGTACTGGACCTGATTCGAAATAATGGGGACCCCGGCATCAAGTATCTCACGGAGATGCGCGGCATCGAAATTCGTGAGGCCGATGTGGCGGATTTTGCCCGCGACACGAAGATCGTTCAGGCGCATGGCCGCCTCCACATACCCCTTGACCTCGAAATCCCACCAATGGAACTGCACGAGGTCAAGCCGCTCGACTCCCAGGCGACGGAGAGAACGGTCGATCGTCTCCTCGATGTGGCCCGACGTCAGTTTGGAGAGTTCGGAAAGGTCGGGGACATACTTGGTGTGAACCTGAACGGCCGGCAGGTTCCCGGACAGGAAGGCGGCCCGATAATCCTTGAGGAAACAGCCGATGAGTTCCTCGACGCCGGTGTAGATGTCGGCGCAGTCGAAGGTCGTCATGCCGGCCTCGACGAAGCGGCGCATGTCTTCGAGCGCCTGCGCCTGATCCACCTGCCCGTGTCCTCCGGCCAGTTGCCAACCGCCCTTGATCACCCGGGAAATCGAATATCCCGGAGCAAGGTCGGTGCATTTCATGAGTTTCTTTCCCACGGCCGCCCCCTTCATATCCTCAGCGGCGGTGCGTCTTCCATAATGGGAACCATATCCAGGAACTTTCGTGACGCACAACTCATGTCATGTATCATGATTGCCTTTTCCTCCGCAGCGGGATCCGGGTGACGTCGGCATGCCGGAACTCCCGCGTTCCCGTCCGGGTGATTTGAAAACGTCCTCCGCAATGGGGGTCGGGGCAGGCGACGACGGCGTCCGTCGTCATCCAGTCGCAGGGATGGGTTTCCCTCTGTTTGGCCGGGAGAAGAGGCAACAGAGCCGCCAGACAATAGAGGGGAAAAGGCTGCCCGTCCGGAAAATGGATGTTTTCCCCCCGGACCTCGAAAAAGGATCCGGCCGGGTGGTTGCACACGAACGGCTTTCCCTCCGGATGAGGAATTGTCTCCACGTGAAGATCGTAAAGCCTGAAGACGCCGTCTTCCATCTCGGCCTCCTTTTTCGCCGGTCTGTTGTCTCTGGAGATTATAAACAAAAAAATCCCACCGGCCAATTGCTGAGGATCGATGAAAGACTGCGCCGGCCATGACTTGCCGACCCCTGTCTTATCGATCCACGACGGTTAGAGCAAATTCACCCGGATTTGACAACAACGATTTCGGACGATAAGCTGAAAATATATTATTCAAAGGAGGATATTTATGAGGAAATTACAAGTCGCCCTGATGACGGCGCTGATTTTCGGCGTATCCCTGCCGGCGCCGGCTCAGGATGCCGAAGAGATCATCCTGATCTACAAAGGCAGCGACATCCGGTATGACGACAAGATCGGTTTCGAAGAATTTGCATTCATCGCCGATGAATCCACCGTCCGGACCGTCGAGGGCATCCTTCGGCGGCAATTCTGCCGGGCTCCGGAAGGACGGTCTCCGCTCGAGATCATCAGAAACTACGAAAAAGCCATCAAGGACCTCGGAGGAGCGATTTTCTTTGTTTCGAGGGATCCCAAGTCCCTTGAGATCGATGGGTTGAAATTCAAGGATGTCTTCGGAAAAAACCGCTTGGAACGCGGTCTGTCAACATCCCATTTCACGCATACGGCGTTCCCCGGCGAAATCACCGAATACCTGGCGGGAAAAATCTCCGCAGGCGATAAGGATATCTATGTCGTCGTCGCCGCCGGACCGGGTGCCTGGGCCGCGAGCGAGCATACCCGCACGTTTTATGAGCTGGTCACCCTCGAGGCGGAGCCCATGGACATGGGGATGGTGACGGCTGTGGCTATTGGTGAGGGCTTGGCCGAGCAGGGCCGGATCGCCATCTACGACATTCTTTTCGACACGGGGAAGGCCGAGGTCAAGGCTGAATCGGCCCCGGCCCTTAAGGCCATTGCCGAATACCTCAAAGCGGACAAGACCCGGAGGGTTCTGGTCGTCGGCCACACGGACAATACCGGCGACTTTGATATGAACATCGCCCTCTCGACCGACAGGGCCAAAGCCGTTGTCGCGAAACTCGTTTCCGATTTCGGTGTCGGGGCCGATCAGCTCAAACCTTACGGCGTCGGTCCCGTCTCGCCGGTCCGGAGCAACGCCTCCGAAGAAGGCCGGGCGATGAAT of the Acidobacteriota bacterium genome contains:
- a CDS encoding aldo/keto reductase, giving the protein MGKKLMKCTDLAPGYSISRVIKGGWQLAGGHGQVDQAQALEDMRRFVEAGMTTFDCADIYTGVEELIGCFLKDYRAAFLSGNLPAVQVHTKYVPDLSELSKLTSGHIEETIDRSLRRLGVERLDLVQFHWWDFEVKGYVEAAMRLNDLRVAGKIRHIGLTNFDAAHLREILDAGVPIISNQVQYSVLDNRPGADLAGMKEERGVKLLAYGTAAGGLLSERWLGKPDPCRGPFENRSLVKYRLIIEEWGGWTLFQELLTVLKRIGERYGAGIADVAIRLIMQKPAAAAVIVGARDSRHLDRLRRLESFDLDDEDKAAISLVLSQAKGPKGPVYALERDREGPHGRIMRYNLNHGENA
- a CDS encoding HD domain-containing protein, which encodes MIIDYLSNRLPGLVENIRSTITASERAFDGRLDSGSHSYLWEHTVLVVEIAFRIAEEEGLDPLAAAAAALFHDAGKFVEGRYHENNEPEEEAAAGLAESMLPASGASPSLTRRVAKAVRDLYNPRGRRNRLASAVHDADFLAKAGLVGVAGFFIKSTLRGRGLEDAIVHSLSRELTYASCLPSNMRTKAGRHLAEKKSSAALVFYRRLLAELGEIHGRRFRIRKIRIPKPGTQGATLEIRLVLPAVCGVCGRSWRIAWDTESGIKCEKLTAEIRCAACGERLSVSFCLPEIPA
- a CDS encoding DmsC/YnfH family molybdoenzyme membrane anchor subunit, with translation MLLREWPLAVFTVLGQTAAGVFLVAVLPLYLFPGRSGETATRNTRLLLLIVVAAVLAAAAAVSFFHLGRPFRAVNALNNIRSSWLSREILSELVFLGGLGILAGLELRGYGGAPAARAVAGFAAVAGTLFLFSMIRLYMLPTVPAWNSPYTPLSFVLTAALTGTLAAHFIRPDPRWLAAALVFFAAAAATAVLYAPGAGLLGWRETPSLRPPSPAFQPVFFLRIALLGLGGLAVSLSLLFQKIPWSGRLIPAALALAIMAETMGRLLFYSAVGPYSR
- a CDS encoding M20/M25/M40 family metallo-hydrolase; its protein translation is MNNKPGRLLGRPASLAIPAIVCALLCTVAACRTSPSGPPWAAPGVDPVLAELAEFLAIPNVASDAANIRRNAEHLADMMRRRGIETRLLEFAEAPPVVYGEIRSPGAERTLLIYAHYDGQPVDPSRWASDPWIPVLRSGRLDDGAPVVPFEKLPAGTEGDEWRIYARGASDDKGTIVAFFAALDNLKAQGVPLSVNIKLLFDGEEEIGSPHLESILKENLELFQADAMLLCDGPVHQTRRPQIVFGARGISGLEMTVFGPNRALHSGHYGNWAPNPAAQLAGLLSSMRDPQGKILIPGYYDDVRPLTASEREAIDKAPRVEESLLHEFALAWSEGGDARLEELIMRPALNVRGLSSGGVREKAANAVPTEAAASVDFRMVADQTPERVRDLVEAHIRNFGWTIVRDVPHDGMRRNTPRLIRLEWEGGYPAYRAPLDAPFSQALVRTLAGVVGDDLVIMPALGGSIPMPLFDRLLGIPIALLPIANHDNNQHGPNENLRIKNLRDGVAMHAALLSSLDW
- a CDS encoding PIN domain-containing protein, coding for MSAKFFLDTNILIYTFDDDNPGKRDRARALVGEALSDSRGCISSQVVQEFLNASLLKFSKPLTPADAQRFLTVVLEPLCTVFAGMDLFHQAITITDRWKFAFYDALIVASAFQAGCPILYSEDLQHGQKVESLQILNPFLL
- a CDS encoding Na+/H+ antiporter NhaC family protein, encoding MSATGEAAAGPVVRFVGGVAGALFPFILFVAGVVTVALSGAPDERGFWPILILSLTVGLLLAREKRAYCETVIRGMAQPIVMIMITAWMLASSVGVLMSDTGLVEGLVWAAGQLRLEGAAFAAAAFLICGAVSVATGTSFGTILICGPILFPAGGLAGASPAVLAGAILAGATFGDSIAPISDTTIAAALSQNADIGKTVRRRLRYVLPAGAVALIAYALIPGGGAEGLRSAAPVEGSPAGLPMILVPVLIIVLLLRGRHLLEGLLIGLLSGTVLGLILGRLAPGRLLTLDAAEFSAGSFIIDGINRAVGISFFTILLMGLVAAVEAGGPLRLLVDAAAARSRTLRSTESWIVGAVSAAVLVTCHSIVAVLTVGPFARRIGESMGISPTRRANLLSLSVSTYPFLLPYFIPVILTANATRSGAPFGIEAVSPLQTGLFNIYSWALLAVLAAALFLGYGRARDR
- a CDS encoding TIGR04076 family protein; this translates as MEDGVFRLYDLHVETIPHPEGKPFVCNHPAGSFFEVRGENIHFPDGQPFPLYCLAALLPLLPAKQRETHPCDWMTTDAVVACPDPHCGGRFQITRTGTREFRHADVTRIPLRRKRQS
- a CDS encoding carbonic anhydrase: MKTFCTAVNCMDGRVQVPVLTYLLRRFQTDCVDSITEPGPNRILAERDDPVAVQSILNRLKISVENHASVGIALAGHHDCCGNPACKDDQMGHLAAAVRYLRGLFQNIPVIALWVDENWNVIELSEL
- a CDS encoding molecular chaperone TorD family protein, whose product is MTGTPDSDREPSYAELAASFETAFLFLSRVFLEPPDQEFLERTASEELLDDWPLPANCDAAVGLAMMKNGLTAAASGGWKDLAADYVDLFAGGRLLAPPFESVYRGKDRLMFEDTTFEVREIYRGHGLEVPDKNTVPDDHIGFELLFLAWLCGRAAGGAADFLSQHLLLWAGRFAKAVIDHASTSFYRGAAHLMNGTIRLLARSLGLHDPHKT
- a CDS encoding 4Fe-4S binding protein, producing the protein MCDFCCHSVWSFVTPFIGGICNCSLPGCLAMRTTLSHKTPVMFRSEYLARVDDGKCNGCGACVMICPFDAFRPHEKKAKALIDWKKCYGRGACRSACPRDAIALVDRASVPEATALWL
- a CDS encoding OmpA family protein; this translates as MRKLQVALMTALIFGVSLPAPAQDAEEIILIYKGSDIRYDDKIGFEEFAFIADESTVRTVEGILRRQFCRAPEGRSPLEIIRNYEKAIKDLGGAIFFVSRDPKSLEIDGLKFKDVFGKNRLERGLSTSHFTHTAFPGEITEYLAGKISAGDKDIYVVVAAGPGAWAASEHTRTFYELVTLEAEPMDMGMVTAVAIGEGLAEQGRIAIYDILFDTGKAEVKAESAPALKAIAEYLKADKTRRVLVVGHTDNTGDFDMNIALSTDRAKAVVAKLVSDFGVGADQLKPYGVGPVSPVRSNASEEGRAMNRRVEIVAR
- a CDS encoding molybdenum cofactor guanylyltransferase — encoded protein: MCRPSNKIKMTLVVLAGGGSRRMGTDKTRISVAGRTLLDHVLNQVRDRFGEILISVSPDSPSEVSGFPSVRDERSGFGPMEGIRRGLERAAHETCFILACDIPDIDFGLVERLLRNSGHTDITVPVSPDGTVEPLFGVYKQRVWTEAERLLSQGRRSVLALHDALRTIHIPITAEEKLLNLNTLADVKHYLSAR